The following nucleotide sequence is from Barnesiella viscericola DSM 18177.
TCAAACCGATCAAAGCCCGTTGTTCTCATTCCAGAATCACACCTATACCGTAGCCGACTTTGCCGGATTCCTGCCCAAGGGCCGCACGGTATCGGTCAATGCTCCCGACTATGTGACTTCGATGGTCGGTGTTATGGCCGACAAGGAGATACTGGACTACGAAAAGAGCCGGTTGGAAGAGAAATACCCCGATTTCCGCAACCTCATGAACGAATATCGCGACGGCATGCTGCTGTTCGAAGTCAGCAACCGCGAGGTGTGGGAAAAGGCTTCGCAGGATACCCAGGGCTTGCAGAAATATTTCAAGAAAAACCGCAAGAAATACAAATGGGATAAACCTCATTACAAAGGATTCGTGCTTCAATGCGATGACGACACGACCGCTACGGCCGTCAAGAAACGCATGAAGAAACTCGATGCCGACTCGGTCATCGTGGTACTCACGCGCGAGTTCAACACCGACTCGCTCACCCGGGTGAAAATCGAACGCGGCCTTTTTGTCGAGGGCGAGAATCCCTGGGTAGACCAACTGGTATTCAAAGGCGCTCCCGCCAAGGTCGACGAGAAATTGCCGGTTGTCTTCGTGTCGGGCAAACTGTTGAAGAAATATCCCGAGTCCTATACCGACGTGCGCGGACAGGTAACGGCCGATTATCAGACCTACCTCGAAAAAGTCTGGGTCGAGAATCTGAATAAAAAGTACCCGGTAGAAATAAATGAAGATGTTCTAAAAACCGTTAACAAGCAATAGAAAGTAGTTATTTAGTCGTATTTTAGCGAATATTTAACTCGACAGAGATATAAGAATGTTCACAAGACCGGTACTTGTATGGATTGTCCTGTTTTCGGCATGCCTTTTCACGGCGTGCCGAAATGGGTTACAGGGAGGCGGAGAGGCGTTGGTGCAGGTGGGCGACAAGACCTTGTCGCGTCAGGAGCTGCTCGACGCCATGCCCGAGGGGCTCTCGCCGGCCGACAGTGCCGAGTTTGCCGACAAGTACATACGCAGTTGGATTGACGACGAACTGCTCTACCGGGTGGCACAGAAAAACATTCCCGACATGGAGCGTATCGATGCGCTGGTCGAGAAATACAAGCGCGACCTGGTCATCTTCGAGTACCGCAAGCGGCTGCTCAGCGAGCGGGTGGACAAGGAGTTCGACGAGCAGGAGTTGGCCGACTATTACGAGAAGAACTCCGACAAGTTCCGGTTGCGCGAAGCCATTCTCAAAGGCCTTTTTGTGAAAGTTCCCGAGACGGCCCCCAACATTGCACAACTGAAAAAGTGGTACTGCTCGACCAAACCCGACGGGGTGGAGAAAATCGAAAAGTATGCCTTGAAAAATGTGGTTATCTACGACTATTTCTACGACCGGTGGATTCCCTTTGAAGAGGTTGTGAACAATATCCCCTACGAGTTTGGCAAGCCCGAAACCTTTTTGAAGACACACCCCAAACTCGAATTCAACAAAAACGGGTATTGGTATTTGCTGAATATTACCGAGTACCGTGTGGCGGGCGAGGTCATGCCTTACGATTTTGCCAAGCCGCAGATTCAGGAGATTCTCGCCAACAGCAGCCGCCTCGCCTTCAATCGCGAGTTGGAAGAGAGTCTCTATAACGACGCCGAGAAATCGGGCGAGATAAAGTGGCTGTACAAGCAGGACGACCCTGAAAAAAATGACAGTATAAAATAATGTTTTTGAAATATGCGTAAACTTACTGATTGGCTTTTGGTTTTCTTCGTGGCAGTAGCCGTGGCTCTGCCGGTTTTTGCCGATGACGACGACAACGTTATCGACGAGGTCGTATGGGTAGTGGGCGACGAAGCCATCTACAAGTCGGAGGTCGAAGAGCAGTATCGCCAGATGCAATATGACGGGCAGCGTATCGACGGTGACCCCTATTGTGTGATTCCCGAGCAGCTGGCCGTACAGAAACTCTTCCTGCACCAAGCCAAACTCGATACGATTACGGTGCCCGACGCCACGGTCTTCCAGCAGGTCGAGGCCCGTATCAATTACCTCATTGCCAATATCGGCTCGAAAGAGAAGATGGAGGAGTATTTCAAAAAACCGGTTACCGAGATTCGGGAAGAGCTGGCCAGTCTCATTCGCGACCAGGGAACCGTGCAGGAGGTACAGCGCACGCTGGTGAAGGATCTCAAAATCACACCGGCCGAGGTGCGTAAGTTCTACAACCAGTTGCCGGTCGACAGTATTCCCTACATACCTATGCAGGTCGAGGTGCAGATCATAACCCTCAACCCCAAGGTGCCGCAACAGGAGATTGACAACGTGAAGGCTCGTTTGCGC
It contains:
- a CDS encoding peptidylprolyl isomerase; this encodes MFTRPVLVWIVLFSACLFTACRNGLQGGGEALVQVGDKTLSRQELLDAMPEGLSPADSAEFADKYIRSWIDDELLYRVAQKNIPDMERIDALVEKYKRDLVIFEYRKRLLSERVDKEFDEQELADYYEKNSDKFRLREAILKGLFVKVPETAPNIAQLKKWYCSTKPDGVEKIEKYALKNVVIYDYFYDRWIPFEEVVNNIPYEFGKPETFLKTHPKLEFNKNGYWYLLNITEYRVAGEVMPYDFAKPQIQEILANSSRLAFNRELEESLYNDAEKSGEIKWLYKQDDPEKNDSIK